From one Mytilus edulis chromosome 1, xbMytEdul2.2, whole genome shotgun sequence genomic stretch:
- the LOC139514706 gene encoding inter-alpha-trypsin inhibitor heavy chain H3-like — MDGTMIMHSLIVISFLNTQIVHSKTQNPRIYYMHIKSDVKFRFATTLVTSKVANSAKASVEAHFEVTLPDAAFITKFDMEIDGQVYPGEINEKATAKEKYDTAKKKGQSAGHVAQKPRHTNRFSVDVNVAAESKVAFNLTYQELLERVYEQYEHIIYVAPGQIVEDFKIDVYIHESRDITKVSVPPLRNDIILGTIEEKNALAIIERPTQKSATIHYAPTADDQKHMSDKGISGLFVVEYDVQRTFDAGEVMVVDGYFVHFFAPEGMDPLPKDVLFILDVSGSMSGTKIAQQKSAMKSILKDLFEGDRFNIMLFSKKNNLWQKTLLSASNTNKQKAFQYVENMKADGVTNINGALLSGIRFLNSIPSNETTGNRKKIVVFLTDGQGYYGVETVLDNIDRKNIKGLPIYSLAFGNYADYEFVKKVAVKNKGVARKIFEDSDASLQIKGFYDEISSSALQNVSFKYLDKNTDVTENATKKNFDTFFNGKELVIAGKLSDDNIQVLNLLVTGNGVNGNVELELKSNIQRHDPELTKAGDFEKITERIWAYLTIKQLLEEAIGETNELEKKNLNDRALAMSLKFKFVTPLTSMVVTKPDERDLGDLEENEDARLALSKVSSTKTTSSASKNNKRTSAKRKGDGGRGYSSGGGGGGDPHFMVRINGIEFPICFDVDTRDGDVIRMLKDPIAGITINAGIVRSTMKKKDGEFKTYIGEIVILAPASRIHIKPDKITFNSDAKSWNDEGLFEIEGSKIHIYGNALHERSVYIGFENNVSIEIRRLLKDDTERDVSYLDMYIDNEKGVSNMAGGILGQFVHKKTSLFKIGMDKRGRQHGHFRETENTNKTHFNAVLHMKPDIITGEMVWCWNVYKKTEGLLAGDLKDYFISDIDST, encoded by the exons AATCCTAGAATATATTATATGCACATAAAATCTGATGTGAAATTCCGATTTGCAACAACTTTAGTTACCAGCAAAGTTGCTAACAGTGCAAAAGCTTCAGTTGAAGCTCATTTTGAAGTCACTCTTCCAGATGCAgcatttattacaaaatttgatat GGAAATTGATGGACAGGTGTATCCCGGAGAAATCAACGAGAAAGCGACAGCGAAAGAGAAATATGATACAGCAAAGAAGAAGGGTCAAAGTGCTGGACATGTGGCACAAAA ACCAAGACATACCAACCGGTTCAGTGTTGATGTAAACGTAGCAGCCGAGAGTAAAGTTGCCTTTAATCTTACTTACCAAGAATTATTAGAGCGAGTCTATGAACAATATGAGCATATAATATACGTAGCTCCAGGCCAGATTGTGGAGGATTTCAAGATTGACGTGTATATTCATGAGTCAAGAGACATTACTAAGGTCTCAGTGCCACCGTTGCGAAATGATATTATTTTGGGGACTATAG AAGAGAAAAACGCTTTGGCTATCATCGAGCGACCAACACAAAAGTCTGCCACTATTCATTATGCCCCTACAGCCGATGACCAGAAACATATGTCTGACAAGGGAATATCAGGGTTGTTTGTTGTCGAGTATGATGTCCAGAGAACATTTGATGCTGGTGAAGTCATG GTTGTTGATGGATACTTTGTACACTTCTTTGCACCAGAAGGTATGGATCCTTTACCAAAAGACGTTTTATTCATCTTAGATGTTAGTGGATCTATGTCGGGCACTAAAATAGCACAACAAAAGAGTGCCATGAAAAGCATTTTGAAAGATCTTTTCGAAGGTGATCGTTTCAACATAATGCTGttcagcaaaaaaaataatttgtggcAGAAAACATTATTGTCTGCTAGCAACACAAATAAACAGAAAGCATTTCAATATGTTGAAAATATGAAAGCAGACGGAG TGACGAATATCAACGGTGCACTTTTGTCAGGAATTCGCTTTTTGAATTCTATTCCAAGTAACGAAACTACGGGAAATCGAAAGAAAATTGTGGTATTTCTTACTGATGGGCAAGGCTATTACGGAGTTGAAACGGTCCTTGATAATATCGACAGGAAAAATATCAAGGGGTTGCCTATTTATAGTCTTGCCTTTGGAAACTATGCAGATtatgaatttgtaaaaaaagttgcaGTAAAAAATAAAGGCGTTGCTAGGAAGATATTTGAAGATTCTGATGCGTCGCTACAGATAAAGGGGTTCTACGATGAAATTTCATCGTCAGCATTacaaaatgtttcttttaaaTATCTTGACAAAAACACAGATGTTACtgaaaatgcaacaaaaaagaaCTTTGATACGTTTTTTAACGGAAAAGAATTAGTAATTGCTGGCAAACTTTCCGACGACAACATACAAGTGCTGAATCTATTGGTTACTGGTAATGGGGTGAATGGAAATGTGGAACTGGAGCTTAAGTCGAATATTCAGAGACATGATCCAGAATTGACAAAAGCTGGTGATTTTGAGAAAATCACGGAAAGAATATGGGCATATTTGACAATCAAACAACTTCTAGAAGAAGCCATCGGTGAAACTAATGAATTAGAAAAGAAGAATTTAAATGACAGGGCTCTGGCAATGTCTTTGAAG TTCAAGTTCGTCACACCATTGACCTCTATGGTTGTAACAAAGCCAGATGAACGAGATCTCGGTGACTTGGAAGAGAATGAAGATGCAAGAC ttgctCTTAGTAAGGTATCTAGTACGAAGACAACGAGCTCTGCGTCGAAAAATAATAAACGAACCAGTGCAAAACGAAAAGGAGATGGAGGCAGAGGTTATAGTTCAGGAGGAGGAG GTGGTGGAGATCCACATTTTATGGTGAGGATTAATGGTATAGAATTCCCGATATGCTTTGATGTCGATACACGTGACGGAGATGTTATCCGGATGTTGAAAGATCCAATCGCAG GTATAACCATTAACGCTGGCATTGTAAGatcaacaatgaaaaagaaagaTGGAGAGTTTAAAACATACATAGGAGAAATTGTTATACTGGCACCTGCTTCACGAATTCATATAAAACCAGACAAAATAACATTTAACTCGGATGCAAAATCCTGGAATGATGAAGGCCTCTTTGAAATTGAAGGAAGTAAAATCCACATTTATGGAAATGCACTTCATGAAAGATCAGTATATATTGGTTTTGAGAATAACGTTAGTATTGAAATCCGCCGACTGTTGAAAGACGATACTGAACGTGATGTTAGCTACCTGGACATGTACATCGATAACGAAAAAGGAGTATCGAATATGGCTGGTGGTATCTTAG gTCAGTTTGTTCATAAAAAGACAAGTCTCTTTAAGATCGGTATGGACAAAAGGGGAAGACAACATGGACACTttagagagacagaaaatacaaataaaactcATTTCAATGCCGTTCTTCACATGAAGCCAGATATAATTACTGGCGAAATGGTCTGGTGTTGGAATGTGTATAAGAAAACTGAAGGACTTCTAGCTGGTGATCTGAAAGATTATTTCATTTCTGATATTGATTCTACATAA